In the Archocentrus centrarchus isolate MPI-CPG fArcCen1 chromosome 11, fArcCen1, whole genome shotgun sequence genome, CAGTGTCATTGAAAGACCAGCACTGTAGAGCAAATGGATGCTGCAAGAAAAGAGCAGTTGCATGAGGCATTAAGAGTGGCTTTCCCATGCCTTGGGGAGAAAAATGTCACTACCTTCATTGATCTTGTGACTGATGACCAATCACGTGACTTGTTGTGAGAACATAAAAAGAGAAGATCCTTGTacccaaacacacctctgtgCAGATTGACTATAGGGTGCAGACCAAGCCACTGAAGAAAGACACTACTCTTCTCTTTGAGCTTGACATAAACCCTCAGTGGACTGATGGGTTTGAGTTTTGTGAGACTTTAATAAAATTGAGAAAGGGTGTTCCTCCCTACATTGCTCTTGATGTGCAAAATCCCACTGATCATAATATTGAGCTGTCAGAAAAAGCTGTTGTGGGCACCTTACAGCAAGTCCAAGCTGTGTATCCAGCTAAAATTTTAGAGAAACCAAATCAGTGTCCCCCAGTGTTAGTGAATCAAGTGGATGCAGAGAGTGGGCGGGTTCCTGACACTCCATGGGATCCACCAATTGACCTGCGCCATCTGAGCGAACCTGAAACAGTGGTGGTACAAGGGATGCTTCGTGATGAATGCGCTTCCTTTTCTAAATCAAATGATGACATTGGGTGAATTGAAAAGATGAAACTGAAGATATCACTGAAGGATTTGGATCCTGTGGCACGCACTTACCTGTCAGTACCAAAGCCACTATATAAGGAGATGAAAGAATACCTGCACAACCTTATTGCACAAGGATGGGTAAAGAAGTCCAACTCATTTTATGCCTCACCAGTTgtctgtgtgagaaaaaaagatggtaGGTTACGTCTTTGTATAGACTACCGAGAACTCAACAAAAAGACTCACCTCATATGGTGCCCCGTATGATTTTTCCTCACTTGTTCTATTGTTTCCCTCTTATCTCTTAAATGGCAGCGCCTGTGACAGCAGCAAGTCCACGGAACAGTTATGTCCTATGTTTGTGGAttgtttgtctctgtctttggatgggtgttctgaagCACTCATTTGTTTGACAcgtaacaacaataatttggtTCTtaattgattcttgattctatATTAATGTatagcactttggtcaactgttgttgtgttaaatgtgctatataaatacacctggcctcacagtttgtgtcctacataggaaattcaaactgagtgcattcattaggattaaaatttagattgaaataacatttctattctcatgtattattttatattattattataatgtataatgaggttcagttagctttacacaaaaatagcaggtagaaacgtcctccaaagaactacttttactttcttactttgagtacatttcagagcctgtacttttttacttttacttgagtaaagaagctGAACCAGTATTTcaaccaaagtatttttttaacacaagtacttgtacttctacttaagtacagaacgTTAGTACTTCTGCCACCTCtgggcatgcagcccagagcagctaggaatcaaactaccaaccttctgattggtggatgacctgctctacctccggagttacagccaccccataataaccagagggcatcACGtagtttttcaggtgatttaGGTGCGGCAAGTTAACGGAATAATGTCTGTCAGCTCGATACAAAATATTCCAataaaaagcaaagagagatgaactaattgtgtttcatgttattctgctcaatttcaacaacacagcacagcctgaaaacactgcttatgaccggaGATTTCATTTATGCTACACGAGAGGGCATTAACATCCAAAacagtggttgccaaggggATTGAGGCACATGCATAAAAGCCACATTTACTTTTATTGTGTGGaatgtaaaaatattgagttgGTACATTCAAACTAAGCAGACATTAAACAACTGAGAACTGAGCAGGTCACTGCTCACCACTATTCTCCACTCTTTCACTGACCAAACTCTGAAATGAATGGAGGACCTGTCACTTCATAAACAGATATGGATTCAGATGGAAAATGTCTTTGACTTAAGCCACTTTTGGAGGGAAGTTATTGTCAGCTCAGCATGTAGTTAGACTGCAGGTGGATGACAAGTGGATTCTGAGACTGGTGTACAGAAGGAGTccacctcctgctgcacctgcccTGATGGAGgccctccttcttcttcttcttctcctcttcaaaAATCTGATGTTCTTTTTCCAGCTGTCAGTTTCTTTAGTGGAGAGGTGTTAACACTGGAGAAGTGCTCACAATCCTtctcaaaaaaaacacaaagtagtGACACAAATCATGGATGTGCGCATGAactgcttaaaaacaaacaaaaaaaaaacacttgacaacaaaatattcattttccaTTGATTTTTGTGCCAAAAtacaacttaaaaacaaaataagaaaacacaacTTTGACAGATACAGTCCTCATGATCCCTGCGTTTTTAAACCATTTGACCCCTTTCCTCTCCGTTTCTGCATCCCCACCTCACGCTGTAAGAAGTCTGTCCGCTCTGCAGAGCCTCACTCGTACTCTGCGATCAACACCATCATGCCGACTCCGAACAGCAGGGCCACAATCTCCATCAGAGACTGGCCGAAACTGGAGCGGCCCGCCAGCAGCTCTGGGAGCACCGTCACTGTGGCGATGTAAACGAACCCTCCGGCTGTGAAGGGCAGGATCCAGGCGGTGGCGGCGGCGCCCACGCCTTCAGCGAACAGGGAGCAAGCCGTCCCGGCCAGAGCTCCCAGGGCTGTCAGCAGCTGTAGACACATGGCCTGAAGGCAAAGAGGAAGATCACACTGCATGTCACTGTTTCTgagtttttatgcttttacattttttaacgAGGCCAGAATATTTTAGCCCTCACACTTAATACAATATTAcaacacaaatgtttgtattgttttagcACCACATTTTAGAcattcactaaaaaaaaaaaaggaggttttAATTATTAAGATAAAAATCTTAAATCTTGGGGCAGCACCATTGTCTTACAGCAAGGAGGTCctaggttcaattccaccttggccagggTCTTTGTGTGGGGTTTGCATGCATCTCCAGGtttcttcctctcacagtccaaagacatggggttaggttaattggtgattcaaaattgcccataagtgtgaatgattgcctgtctctctgtgcggGCCCTGTAATAGGCTGGCcacctatacagggtgtacctatgtcagctgggataggctccagttcACTGAGTTTTGCTGACTTTCACTTATGCACagttctcttaaggtcccaccacagcatttcagttgggTTGAGATGTGAACTTTGACTTcatattgtttggaaatggccttagaACCCTTTTAGAACCCTtccccagattgatgggcaacacacacctgaatgctccagatcagcaaactgccaaagcttctgcttttatagaggtgctcacacttgctgatgatcaattaattaAGTGTTGCTACTTACTGTCTTAATTCTGcagaagcagtaagggtgtgtttaatttttcacacactggattttggcttattttgttaaattaataaagaCTCACTGCAATGTGTACTGAGAAATTCAAGGACTTTTTGGcctaaacagcaaaataaaagagCTTCATGGTTCAACAGCACAGCTGCCAACCAGACCACAGCAGGCTTTTACAGTTTTATGGGGAAGGAGGAGCAGTAGTTATTTAATGACTGCAGCTTGGGTTGTCATTTAAAGGCTAAAGTGACTATGAGACCGGGGCCGTTTCTCAATATGCGTTGTTGTGCGGACTTCTGTACTCGTGAACTTGTGAAACGTCATCACTCTCAGTCCAAGTACTGTTCCAAACCTAAGTACGCATAAAGGCAAGTTCAAAACACCCGGATGTGTTCTCGCTCCGCCCCTTTTATCGAGTCTGCATCGGTGGTGACTTGTGTGGACTTGGTGCAGCCAagtatcccagaatgcatttcaAACAAAGCTCAAAACCAACCAGAGGTTTTAGTAATAGAGTAATAGTAATAGGCGGAATAGAGCGGCTAAAAGTGAGAgtaaattttgaaattttaccgcttctgtgacacaaaacagatttttacggtgttttcaggcgagaatgtagatgtgtaaacaTCAAATATCTCCTCAGTTTATCAAGATATTGCTTGAATTCAAATGTGCTCCGACGTTTTCGGAGATGTCCGTTCTGCTGCTCTAACGGCGCCGGCCGAACGACGGTCGCTACAGGCGGGGAGAACTCCAGACTGCCGGCACAGCGTTTTCAAAACTCTCGCTGGTTTTcactgctgagtggaagttacACACAGATATAATACACTCAAATTATCTCtaatggctgatgtttggttcATTTCGgcatttcatttgttcctgtgcaaatcaataaaactgatattaaaaatattttattcaggaAGGAACAGGAGAGCCTTTTCACCAGAATGGGAACATCGCATCGGCATGTTGATGCTGTTTATGGAGATCGTGAAGACTGATGACAAGCCTGCTCCAGAAATGATCAAActatatgttttaaaatgttaatatttatttgactgTATTCTAAACAAATAGAATTTTTTAAAGGATGGAAGTGTtctggattaaaaataatataattttaatatttgacctgtttttgtaaagtaagcagcagagctgtgtatacatgtttttattcagagatgaagtttttaaaaccaatcagtcagtaaatttaagctggaaggcgacagaaacactggagctgagctgtgatgtcatcaagtaCGCTGGTGTTCCAACTGAGAAATAATCCCCCGTACCTGAGGTTTGAGAAACAGCCCCGACGTGTCAGTATGTGAGTGGATAACATTTCCTGGTTGACACTTTCTACAGTGTAAATCTACAGTTTAACCTGCATGTAAACAGGGTGTCTTTGTTCTAATAGTTATTAACTCGTTTGTATTCAGTTGTTTTCTGCTTATTAGGGCTTCAATGATTCATCGATGTAATCGAATCTACAAAAATGTGTCAATGTGGAATTTCATCGTCGAAGTGTCGTACTTTTAATCGATCAATTTTGTTCTGCTTATcgtgtgattttgtaattgccAATAAAAGCAATATTaacgaagaagaaagtaacagaACAGCGTAACGctggtggaacagagaggagggtgtagaaaatagaaaatgtggcagcatttgacagaaaccaaaataaagctgaatgcagacggTGCAGAGCACAGCGTtcttccacggcagcatcactgcaatgctgagcatttaaaacgccggcacccCGGAGCTGTGAGCTCAGGACGGGGACATTAGTGTGCCATTGATACCCGTTAATGTTCGTACACAGactgaaaaatttcaaatgtttagttcttttaattttgatgatgatatatgatgatgatgatgatgatgataatatatatatatatatatatatatatatatatgtgtatacacacacacacacacacacacacacgggggtGTCAAACTTCTGATTTAAGCTTAATTTATAGTGTAAGTTTGTTCTTTGTAAAGAATTTTGAGAGCTATCCATATCAGTACTCTGTGCCGCCAACCTTCGGattgttttttacagttttttcttATTTGACACTAAACTACAGCCTGAGTCATCAGTTACCTTCCTCTTGGTGCAGCCAGACTGGATGAGGATGGCAAAGTCTCCAATCTCATGTGGGACCTCATGGAGCAGGATGGTGAGGGTGGTGACAGTCCCCACTGCTGGACCAACCAGGAAGGAAGCACCGATGGCCAAACCATCAGTGAAATTATGTGTGAAGTCAGCTGCCAGGTTCAGGTAACCAGACACCTTGATATCTGCATTAGTGGAAAGAACAGTAACTAAACTGAGCAAAGACCTTAAGAATATGTAAAGGGGTGAGTGGGTCATGGAGTGAGGCACAGAACAACAAACACAGACTATTTTCTACTCCggcaggtaaaaaaaataaaagaatttcaAGCAGGGTTGGGCCTGGTTAGTACTTGAATGGGAGACTGCCTGGTatcagtctatttaccatttcACATGCAGTAAACACATGTTCTGTTTCATCCTGCACTGCAAATTGTTGTAGGTTACAAACAATTATAAAGCCTCCAAACTGAGTGACCCCCAATCCAACCCCTGCAGCAACGACAGCTGCAGCACCACTTTAATTCCATTCCCGTCTCATTTGAATTTCCCAAAGGGAATTTTCCCTGTGGGAAGGCTGGAACAGCCATACCAATCCCAACTTCACAATCCAAGACGGCAGCAGTGAGCAGAAACAGTGGAACCTGTGATCTGTGCTACCACTGTTGCGTATTTGTAAGTCTCCACATGTCATACACAGAGTACTGACCATGTCTGTCAGTGAACGGTGAGCAGACAGAATAAAGGGTGCTGTGTTGTACTTCAGGTGTTGCTAGTGATAAATGGCTAAATGACTGTGTTGCTTGGCAGCAAAACGTTGCCTGGTTTCTAACAACTACCATCCGAAGGTGGTCAAGCCGGGTGTGATGTCACTTCCAGCTTTGACATCCAACTTATGAGGTAAAAGGAACACAGCATTACACCTCTATCAAAGAGAAAAGCAGGGGATATATTTGGGGGGAATTTTAAGGATACTTTGCACTTTAAACTTAGGCCATTTAAAATGACAGATCAAAGTGTATTTGACTTCAAAGCAGTATCTATACTTCAGTGCTTCAcctgtcctctttttctcctctttctttgaTGTCTTCTCATCtttactttctttcttctctttcttcttcttttccttttcttcctctccatCACTGTCCTTCTCTTTGGGAGCAGCTGGAAAGACGACACAGGAGAAGGTTTAAAACACCTACAGAGACTAAAGCAGGGAAATGTGCTGAGCACGTCTTCTTTCAGAGCAACAGATGAGTTTCCTTCAGCGTACCGTGAGAGTGTCCATGGCCATGCCCTCCCTTCAGCAGACGCACAAATTTTTCCACAACTAGGAAGGCGATGATCCCACCAAGAACCCAAAGACCCACAGACATCATGTGACCGTGGGCAGCTCCTGTACAGGTAGGAAACAGCAAGAACTGGTAGGACGTTCAATACATGCTGAGTCCAGTATACAGCTGAGCTGCACACATGAGCTCTTCTTAGctgtttaaaaactttttttttaatcaccggTCAATAACAGAGAACCAGCTGGCTACAcgaaaacaaagaaatacaatCACTGCATACCGTGAGAGTGGCCGTGGTCATGTGACTCTTTACTTGCATGTGAGTGTCCATGATCTCCATCTCCATGATGTGAGTGGGGCTCTGTGCAAAACAAAGATGACACAACGAGGTGTcaaaaagataaactgaggATCAGACTAACGTCATTTTTTCCCCAGTTATTTTAGAAATCTAAAAGTTAAAAACTTACAGAGACACTGAGCTGCTTATTTTACCTTAACAGACAAATATGGGTTTGACTGGAGTGCCAAAGCTGTAAGCCTGTGCAGGGTGATCAGACACTGCTGGTGAGACTCCAAACAACAAGCAGCTACAAGCTTTCGTTCGGTAATTGCTGCTGAAAGCCCACGAACGGCAGCACTTTTATGCTGTGTCGCATTCGACACGTTCAGTGGTATAAGGTATAAAGCTTGTTGTGAATTGATGTGAAGATATTTGAAGTACTTCACAAATACACCTAAATGACAATTCTGACCTTAAATAAGCTTAGATCTTACATGATTAACTTACATCACAGAACTttaggcctttacacaccggacgTGTAAATttcgtgcgaatgtttcgtgcattaaaaacattttttggactcgcctgttcttaatgcagccgttcacaccgaccgcaTCATTTtacaggacgaatttgcagcatttattttttcggatcaagtttgatttttctgactttcgcaagcaaacaaacagatctgaccaatgagagcgctgcatttagcaacatgtgcgCTCATAGCTCAAAATGTACTGAATAttcagtgatgtgggaacagtaaactcgtactattttacctcacacagctacacactgttctgagtcagtcggctctctgatattatcctctgcctcctcacatgtgatcccaactctgccaacaagagctcaaactgtcccactgacatcctgaaatatgcgcgaaagcatccgtgatgcagcttcaactccgggatcaaaccgtaaaactctccctgctgctgctttcttatgagctgGATCAACAcagaatctgtttcttccttctcttgtttagaaacatcaggacctcattacatcatcgcttgatgtcgacttcatttctttcacagtgcgttttatgaggacGATTTATTCACAAAAACGCAACAcgtccggtgtgaaacggcctttacAGCAAAATAtgcacagtaaaaaaataatggaaatgGGAGGAATACTCAGGTACTCACCGAGAGCATGCGGTATGAGGTGGAGGAAGGCGTCACCCAGCAGCCCACCAGAGGCGAAGCTCAGCAGCACTTTGAGCAGATTCTGGTGCTGGTCGCTGTTGGACTGAACTGGGATCAGAAACAGGATGAGGAAAGGAGCCGCACTAATCAGCAGGGTGGCTCCAACAGCCTGCAGACAAAGACGCAGCAGAGAGTTTactttttgtatgttttgttttcacttggaacaaaaatattaaactggATCACCAAAGATGGGACACGAGGAAAGATACAGAAATTAGCAGAGAAAAAACAATAAggacacaaatatatatatctggAGGTTACTGGTGGAAAAATAACACTGAGGGGTTCGGATCTGCGAGCAGAGATCTGAGGACTGGAAAACAAGGCTACAGAGCTTCTGGCACAGAAGACCACATGTGGTTAAATAACAGCAGCCAAGTGCCAACtgcaactctgtgtgtgttctttaGTGGTTTCAGTGTATCACTGCAGGTCTGTGAGTCATTCAGGCAACAGACACAGCATTCAAGCTCCTCAATAATATAAGAAACAAAGAAGAGCtggaaacactttttttaaagGCCTGCAACAAGTCCCATGCAGCTGATAGCAGCAAGTCACACAGACCTGCACATTTCTCCTGTGAGGTAACAGCTGGCTTTGCTGCTTACATCCATACTCAACTGTAATGACACTGGAAGCCGTGTCTGCGTTcaaaacaatgtaaaacatgagCGACCAATTGCAATAACAGACCTCACAGTACAAACCACGGCTAGTGCAGGTAGATCGCACGCAGCCCCCGTGGagctggggaaaaaatgtagattgcacggctttaaaagaaataaagatggatgataAACTATCATCCATCCGTTTCGTTACCACCCTACGAATGCGCATTTAAGCACGCTAGCTTTGCTAGCAGCTcgcaagctgaaaaagtgtgggccCTCCCGTTCTAAAACAATCAAAGATGAGTCTTTCATTCTGGGAAATATGAATATTCACCTGCTTTTATTATTGAGACGTGAAGAGAAATATATGCTAATTACATATAAAGCCTCACCTCTAAAGCGAGGGTCAGTCCAAGTTTGGTGCCATAATAGACAGCATCTGCATTACACATAATTAAGTATTGCACTACTTTGTTTTTTACTCACTGCAGTAATTATTTAGACTGCTTATTACATCACCTGTGTAACTGTGAGCTAACAATGCAGCATTAAACCTTTCATTTGTCTACATGTCTGCAGAGTCCCTGAGCTAATGTGCATGCAGACGGTCTTTCTTTTAGTAACCCAGTCATATTCATACTGACAGAAATGTTTTTCACCTTCAGTTCTGTTACCCactgaaaatgaagcttttgtgggTCGACATACATTCAGATTGAGCATCATGCTAGGTACCTCActgctagctttgtgttagcatcaCAGATCGAGTGTAACAGACTGACATTTCTGGAATGAGCACAGTTTGCTCTTTACTGTCACATCCTTGTCTGTTCATGTATCACTGTGACGTGTTATTCTTCCCCCAAGCAACAGTTGCACAATTCTGCACAAAAATCACACGTTACTCTTTGTCTGTTCAAGCACCAAGAAGATAATCACAACACAACTAATGCCATAATTGTTTGATTGTAAATATATTGTGAATTTAAAGTGGTTATATTACTGCTTTATAgacaaaatgtaatgtgatttcATGCATGTGATTACTGTGGAACACAGACGCAACATAGGGGACAATGTATGTGAGCATAATGGTCTGTGTACAGTAAAGGCAATGAATGTTTAATTTATCTGAATAAAATCGATATATTTGCATATTAATTTGTGACTATTTTGATGACAGACTATTTCCTGGCTTGATGAGCTGCCCTTCGAGAGTTTTAATGAGAGATGAAAATCATGTCAAcatacaagaaagaaaaaaaagttgatttgTTTTCAAAACCAATTCCTGACCCTAAACTCATTTTCTATTTAAACAAGATCTTTAAAAGGAGCTCAGAGTCTGTTTTTACATCAGAGGTATTCTCATAAGAAATAAAGAACTGGTTAAAAAGCTGTGTATCTATTTGTGttatacaaatattttagacCACATTTAAAAATAGCACCACTGTCGTTACCATGAACTCACCTGTGTCCAGAGCTCCACCATGTTCCTCTTCTCTCCCACTGTCTCCCTCCTCGCCCTCTCACCTCCATGTGACTGTCCACCTCCCTCCTTGTGTACTCGAACAACATTCTCATGAGCGTGCCCGTGATCATGAGCGTGCCCGTGTCCGTGATCATGAGCGTGCCCGTGTCCGTGATCATGAGCGTGCCCGTGATCATGAACGTGCCCGTGATCATGAGCGTGCCCGTGCCCGTGATCATGAGCGTGCCCGTGCCCGTGATCATGAGCGTGCCCGTGTCCGTGATCATGAGCGTGTCCGTGATCATGAGCGTGCCCGTGATCATGAGCGTGCCCGTGTCCATGATCCTCTTCCTGCAGAGGAAGGTTGGCCTCAGCGCTCCACTTACTTGCTCCATGGAACATCTTCACCTGAGGGCCGTGGGAGTGCCCATGGTGATCATCCTCTCCGTGGGAGTGGCCGTGGGAGTGGGTGTGCCCATGTTCACCATGGGAATGGCTATGAGCAGTGGCTGAATGACAGGCTAACAGCAGTACTGCAGAAGTGGCCAGCGTCAGTATCAGCAGATGTACACAGCCCATATTAAAGCCCTGTGATGCAGAGGAAAGAGGatgcttaataaataaaaactcataATGAAACCAAGAAGCAATTTCTGCATGAGAACTGAAGCCAAGTGGAAGTGAAAGATGCTCAGGCTAAAATGGCCAACCAAATGGGGCACGAGGGTGGCTCAGTGAATAAGCACTTCCAAAGCAACTATGAGTGGATTTTGGTCACTAACTTTTCAAGTTCTCCAAGATCTCTGACTTCAACTCTCTTATTGGTTTACTCTGTTACAGTTGTACTAAAAAGGTGCACGCATTTCCAGGCAGATGAGTTTCAGATCCAAACAAAATGCAGCTTAACTGATTaagacagcagtgagtcagcagTAAGAAGTTCCCACCAGCATGTGAAGGCGAAGTATCCTTAATGCATCAGATCATCGGTTTGCATGAAGCTACTGACCCCCTGCCGTGAATCAACTCGAAGCTCTTCAGAGCCCATCAAACAACGTTTTAGCTGCTCGTGGCTTTTAGCGCTGCTCTCCC is a window encoding:
- the slc39a7 gene encoding zinc transporter Slc39a7, whose translation is MGCVHLLILTLATSAVLLLACHSATAHSHSHGEHGHTHSHGHSHGEDDHHGHSHGPQVKMFHGASKWSAEANLPLQEEDHGHGHAHDHGHAHDHGHAHDHGHGHAHDHGHGHAHDHGHGHAHDHGHVHDHGHAHDHGHGHAHDHGHGHAHDHGHAHENVVRVHKEGGGQSHGGERARRETVGEKRNMVELWTQAVGATLLISAAPFLILFLIPVQSNSDQHQNLLKVLLSFASGGLLGDAFLHLIPHALEPHSHHGDGDHGHSHASKESHDHGHSHGAAHGHMMSVGLWVLGGIIAFLVVEKFVRLLKGGHGHGHSHAAPKEKDSDGEEEKEKKKKEKKESKDEKTSKKEEKKRTDIKVSGYLNLAADFTHNFTDGLAIGASFLVGPAVGTVTTLTILLHEVPHEIGDFAILIQSGCTKRKAMCLQLLTALGALAGTACSLFAEGVGAAATAWILPFTAGGFVYIATVTVLPELLAGRSSFGQSLMEIVALLFGVGMMVLIAEYE